A single region of the Labeo rohita strain BAU-BD-2019 chromosome 3, IGBB_LRoh.1.0, whole genome shotgun sequence genome encodes:
- the si:dkey-283b1.6 gene encoding uncharacterized protein si:dkey-283b1.6 — MDMDGDPYLVFKIFIPIVAFGFLSICCAGFCKVFQRLRKEREERVQGQVQAADQPSVYVIPISLSEDELYRPPRYSTVQFYEAPPAYHELNLKPEASPVEPPPAYSESYSHSPSHS, encoded by the exons ATGGATATGGATGGTGATCCATATTTAGTATTTAA GATCTTCATACCTATCGTAGCCTTTGGTTTTTTGTCAATCTGCTGTGCTGGCTTCTGTAAAGTATTCCAGCGGCTTCGTAAGGAGCGTGAGGAGCGTGTTCAGGGTCAAGTTCAAGCAGCGGATCAACCGTCTGTCTACGTCATTCCGATCTCTCTGTCTGAAGATGAGCTGTACAGACCACCGCGCTACAGCACTGTACAGTTCTACGAGGCACCTCCTGCTTATCACGAG TTAAATCTGAAGCCCGAGGCCAGTCCTGTGGAACCCCCACCTGCATATTCGGAGTCCTACTCTCATTCACCCTCACATTCATGA
- the mpp2a gene encoding MAGUK p55 subfamily member 2a isoform X2 — MLCSGSDTSHINKTTLRSVYDTGKISNIMPVAATGTEHVPQVLDTLSDSTSSTTANDLDLIFLKGIMESPVSAESLEETRMEAVRDNNVELVQDILRELSPFTQRSNTAAELSRILNQPHFQSLLETHDSVASQTCETPPSSPCAFMEPPINSVPVPADAIRMVGIRKVAGEHLGVTFRIENGELVIARILHGGMIDQQGLLHVGDIIKEVNGREVGDDPRVLQEMLQEASGGVVLKILPSYQEPHPPRQVFVKCHFDYDPANDNLIPCKEAGLQFSSGDILQIVNQEDVNWWQARRVEGGSAGLIPSQLLEEKRKAFVKKEVDLSPAANLCTGMVGKKKKKMMYLTTKNADFDRHELLIYEEVAKVPPFRRKTLVLIGAPGVGRRSLKNKLLVSDPQHYGTTIPYTSRKPKAADRENMMYAFTSRSKMDADIKAGRYLEHGEYDGNLYGTKIDSIHEVVEAGRICILDVNPQALKVLRTSEFLPYVVFIKAPEFEVLKAMNRSGIEAGVTKRRTDAELKRTVDESAKIQRVYEHYFDLTLVNDDLEQAYRNLKTSLEKLKGAQQWVPVGWVLELSAATSG, encoded by the exons ATTTCAAACATCATGCCTGTGGCAGCCACCGGCACAGAGCATG TGCCGCAGGTGCTGGACACGCTGAGTGACAGCACCAGCTCCACCACTGCCAATGACCTGGACCTCATCTTCCTCAAGGGCATCATGGAGAGCCCAGTG AGTGCAGAGAGTCTGGAGGAGACACGAATGGAGGCCGTTAGGGACAATAATGTGGAACTGGTGCAGGACATCCTGAGAGAGCTGAGCCCCTTTACACAACGCAGCAACACCGCCGCAGAGCTGTCTCGCATACTCAACCAGCCGCACTTCCAG TCTCTGTTGGAGACGCACGACTCGGTGGCCTCTCAGACGTGTGAGACTCCGCCCTCGAGCCCCTGTGCGTTCATGGAGCCGCCCATCAACAGTGTACCGGTGCCAGCTGATGCCATCCGCATGGTGGGCATCCGCAAAGTGGCTGGAGAGCATTTG GGTGTGACGTTCCGTATTGAGAACGGAGAGCTGGTGATCGCCCGCATTCTCCACGGGGGGATGATCGACCAGCAGGGTCTGCTCCACGTGGGTGACATCATCAAAGAGGTGAACGGGCGAGAGGTGGGTGACGACCCTCGTGTGCTGCAGGAGATGCTGCAGGAGGCCAGCGGCGGTGTGGTGCTCAAAATCCTTCCCAGCTACCAGGAGCCACATCCCCCGAGACAG GTTTTTGTGAAGTGCCATTTTGATTATGACCCTGCCAATGACAACCTCATCCCTTGCAAGGAGGCGGGGCTACAGTTCTCAAGTGGAGACATTCTGCAGATTGTTAACCAGGAAGATGTGAACTGGTGGCAG GCGCGTCGTGTAGAGGGAGGCAGTGCTGGCCTGATTCCCAGTCAACTGCTGGAGGAGAAGAGGAAAGCTTTCGTAAAGAAAGAGGTTGACCTTTCACCAGCAg CCAATCTCTGCACTGGGATGGTTggcaagaagaagaagaaaatgatgTATCTAACTACaaaaaatgcag ATTTTGACAGGCATGAATTACTGATCTATGAGGAGGTGGCAAAAGTCCCACCTTTTCGCAGGAAGACGCTGGTTCTGATTGGTGCACCTGGAGTGGGCCGACGAAGTCTGAAGAATAAGTTGTTAGTGTCAGACCCTCAGCACTACGGCACCACTATCCCTT ACACCTCTAGGAAGCCCAAAGCAGCAGACAGAGAGAATATGATGTATGCATTCACATCCCGGAGTAAGATGGACGCTGATATTAAAGCTGGCCGCTATCTTGAACATGGTGAATATGACGGTAACCTCTATGGCACCAAGATTGACTCCATCCATGAAGTAGTGGAGGCTGGACGCATCTGCATCCTGGATGTAAACCCACAG GCCCTAAAAGTCCTCAGGACATCAGAGTTTTTGCCATATGTGGTGTTCATTAAAGCTCCTGAGTTTGAGGTGCTAAAAGCCATGAACAGATCTGGAATAGAGGCAGGAGTGACCAAACGCCGAACG GACGCAGAGCTGAAGAGGACAGTGGATGAGAGCGCCAAGATTCAGAGAGTGTACGAACACTACTTCGACCTCACCTTAGTAAACGATGATTTGGAACAGGCGTACAGGAACCTCAAAACCTCCTTAGAGAAGTTGAAGGGAGCTCAGCAGTGGGTTCCGGTCGGGTGGGTTTTAGAGCTCAGTGCAGCAACTAGCGGATGA
- the mpp2a gene encoding MAGUK p55 subfamily member 2a isoform X1, producing the protein MLCSGSDTSHINKTTLRSVYDTGKISNIMPVAATGTEHAVPQVLDTLSDSTSSTTANDLDLIFLKGIMESPVSAESLEETRMEAVRDNNVELVQDILRELSPFTQRSNTAAELSRILNQPHFQSLLETHDSVASQTCETPPSSPCAFMEPPINSVPVPADAIRMVGIRKVAGEHLGVTFRIENGELVIARILHGGMIDQQGLLHVGDIIKEVNGREVGDDPRVLQEMLQEASGGVVLKILPSYQEPHPPRQVFVKCHFDYDPANDNLIPCKEAGLQFSSGDILQIVNQEDVNWWQARRVEGGSAGLIPSQLLEEKRKAFVKKEVDLSPAANLCTGMVGKKKKKMMYLTTKNADFDRHELLIYEEVAKVPPFRRKTLVLIGAPGVGRRSLKNKLLVSDPQHYGTTIPYTSRKPKAADRENMMYAFTSRSKMDADIKAGRYLEHGEYDGNLYGTKIDSIHEVVEAGRICILDVNPQALKVLRTSEFLPYVVFIKAPEFEVLKAMNRSGIEAGVTKRRTDAELKRTVDESAKIQRVYEHYFDLTLVNDDLEQAYRNLKTSLEKLKGAQQWVPVGWVLELSAATSG; encoded by the exons ATTTCAAACATCATGCCTGTGGCAGCCACCGGCACAGAGCATG CAGTGCCGCAGGTGCTGGACACGCTGAGTGACAGCACCAGCTCCACCACTGCCAATGACCTGGACCTCATCTTCCTCAAGGGCATCATGGAGAGCCCAGTG AGTGCAGAGAGTCTGGAGGAGACACGAATGGAGGCCGTTAGGGACAATAATGTGGAACTGGTGCAGGACATCCTGAGAGAGCTGAGCCCCTTTACACAACGCAGCAACACCGCCGCAGAGCTGTCTCGCATACTCAACCAGCCGCACTTCCAG TCTCTGTTGGAGACGCACGACTCGGTGGCCTCTCAGACGTGTGAGACTCCGCCCTCGAGCCCCTGTGCGTTCATGGAGCCGCCCATCAACAGTGTACCGGTGCCAGCTGATGCCATCCGCATGGTGGGCATCCGCAAAGTGGCTGGAGAGCATTTG GGTGTGACGTTCCGTATTGAGAACGGAGAGCTGGTGATCGCCCGCATTCTCCACGGGGGGATGATCGACCAGCAGGGTCTGCTCCACGTGGGTGACATCATCAAAGAGGTGAACGGGCGAGAGGTGGGTGACGACCCTCGTGTGCTGCAGGAGATGCTGCAGGAGGCCAGCGGCGGTGTGGTGCTCAAAATCCTTCCCAGCTACCAGGAGCCACATCCCCCGAGACAG GTTTTTGTGAAGTGCCATTTTGATTATGACCCTGCCAATGACAACCTCATCCCTTGCAAGGAGGCGGGGCTACAGTTCTCAAGTGGAGACATTCTGCAGATTGTTAACCAGGAAGATGTGAACTGGTGGCAG GCGCGTCGTGTAGAGGGAGGCAGTGCTGGCCTGATTCCCAGTCAACTGCTGGAGGAGAAGAGGAAAGCTTTCGTAAAGAAAGAGGTTGACCTTTCACCAGCAg CCAATCTCTGCACTGGGATGGTTggcaagaagaagaagaaaatgatgTATCTAACTACaaaaaatgcag ATTTTGACAGGCATGAATTACTGATCTATGAGGAGGTGGCAAAAGTCCCACCTTTTCGCAGGAAGACGCTGGTTCTGATTGGTGCACCTGGAGTGGGCCGACGAAGTCTGAAGAATAAGTTGTTAGTGTCAGACCCTCAGCACTACGGCACCACTATCCCTT ACACCTCTAGGAAGCCCAAAGCAGCAGACAGAGAGAATATGATGTATGCATTCACATCCCGGAGTAAGATGGACGCTGATATTAAAGCTGGCCGCTATCTTGAACATGGTGAATATGACGGTAACCTCTATGGCACCAAGATTGACTCCATCCATGAAGTAGTGGAGGCTGGACGCATCTGCATCCTGGATGTAAACCCACAG GCCCTAAAAGTCCTCAGGACATCAGAGTTTTTGCCATATGTGGTGTTCATTAAAGCTCCTGAGTTTGAGGTGCTAAAAGCCATGAACAGATCTGGAATAGAGGCAGGAGTGACCAAACGCCGAACG GACGCAGAGCTGAAGAGGACAGTGGATGAGAGCGCCAAGATTCAGAGAGTGTACGAACACTACTTCGACCTCACCTTAGTAAACGATGATTTGGAACAGGCGTACAGGAACCTCAAAACCTCCTTAGAGAAGTTGAAGGGAGCTCAGCAGTGGGTTCCGGTCGGGTGGGTTTTAGAGCTCAGTGCAGCAACTAGCGGATGA